One genomic segment of Mastomys coucha isolate ucsf_1 unplaced genomic scaffold, UCSF_Mcou_1 pScaffold22, whole genome shotgun sequence includes these proteins:
- the Acads gene encoding short-chain specific acyl-CoA dehydrogenase, mitochondrial isoform X2: MASVFLARARGPLCRAVRVRDWRRLHTVYQSVELPETHQMLRQTCRDFAEKELVPIAAQLDKEHLFPTAQVKKMGELGLLAMDVPEELSGAGLDYLAYSIALEEISRGCASTGVIMSVNNSLYLGPILKFGSSQQKQQWITPFTSGDKIGCFALSEPGNGSDAGAASTTAREEGDSWVLNGTKAWITNSWEASATVVFASTDRSRQNKGISAFLVPMPTPGLTLGKKEDKLGIRASSTANLIFEDCRIPKENLLGEPGLGFKIAMQTLDMGRIGIASQALGIAQASLDCAVKYAENRNAFGAPLTKLQNIQESAMAKLAASEAATAISHQAIQILGGMGYVTEMPAERYYRDARITEIYEGTSEIQRLVIAGHLLRSYRS, encoded by the exons ATGGCCTCCGTGTTTCTGGCCCGGGCCCGTGGCCCTCTCTGTAGAG CTGTCCGTGTTCGGGACTGGCGAAGGTTACACACTGTTTACCAGTCTGTGGAACTGCCTGAGACACACCAGATGTTGCGCCAGACGTGCCGTGACTTTGCTGAGAAGGAGCTGGTCCCCATTGCAGCCCAGCTGGACAAGGAGCATCTCTTCCCCACAGCTCAG GTGAAGAAGATGGGTGAGCTAGGGCTGCTAGCCATGGATGTGCCAGAGGAGCTGAGTGGTGCGGGCCTGGATTACCTGGCCTACTCCATCGCCCTGGAGGAGATCAGCCGTGGCTGCGCCTCCACGGGAGTTATCATGAGCGTCAACAAT TCTCTCTACTTGGGACCCATCCTGAAGTTTGGATCCTCACAGCAGAAGCAACAGTGGATCACCCCTTTCACCAGTGGTGACAAAATCGGCTGTTTTGCCCTCAGTGAGCCAG GCAATGGTAGTGACGCAGGAGCCGCTTCCACCACTGCCCGAGAAGAGGGTGACTCGTGGGTCCTCAACGGCACCAAAGCCTGGATCACCAACTCCTGGGAGGCTTCAGCCACGGTGGTGTTTGCCAGCACAGACAGGTCTCGGCAGAACAAG GGTATCAGTGCCTTCCTGGTTCCCATGCCAACTCCTGGACTTACGCTGGGCAAGAAGGAAGACAAGCTGGGCATCCGGGCCTCATCCACAGCTAACCTCATCTTTGAGGACTGCCGCATCCCCAAGGAGAACCTGCTCGGGGAGCCGGGGCTGGGCTTCAAAATAGCCATG CAAACCCTGGACATGGGCCGCATTGGCATCGCCTCCCAGGCCCTGGGCATTGCCCAGGCCTCCCTGGATTGTGCTGTGAAATATGCTGAGAACCGCAATGCCTTCGGGGCACCGCTCACCAAGCTCCAAAACATCCAG GAGTCCGCCATGGCCAAACTGGCTGCATCGGAGGCTGCAACCGCCATCAGCCACCAG GCCATCCAGATTCTGGGCGGCATGGGGTATGTGACAGAGATGCCAGCCGAGCGGTACTACCGAGATGCCCGCATCACTGAGATCTACGAAGGGACCAGTGAAATCCAGAGACTGGTGATCGCTGGGCATCTGCTCCGGAGCTACCGGAGCTGA
- the Acads gene encoding short-chain specific acyl-CoA dehydrogenase, mitochondrial isoform X1, producing the protein MASVFLARARGPLCRAVRVRDWRRLHTVYQSVELPETHQMLRQTCRDFAEKELVPIAAQLDKEHLFPTAQVKKMGELGLLAMDVPEELSGAGLDYLAYSIALEEISRGCASTGVIMSVNNSLYLGPILKFGSSQQKQQWITPFTSGDKIGCFALSEPGNGSDAGAASTTAREEGDSWVLNGTKAWITNSWEASATVVFASTDRSRQNKGISAFLVPMPTPGLTLGKKEDKLGIRASSTANLIFEDCRIPKENLLGEPGLGFKIAMQTLDMGRIGIASQALGIAQASLDCAVKYAENRNAFGAPLTKLQNIQFKLADMALALESARLLTWRAAMLKDNKKPFTKESAMAKLAASEAATAISHQAIQILGGMGYVTEMPAERYYRDARITEIYEGTSEIQRLVIAGHLLRSYRS; encoded by the exons ATGGCCTCCGTGTTTCTGGCCCGGGCCCGTGGCCCTCTCTGTAGAG CTGTCCGTGTTCGGGACTGGCGAAGGTTACACACTGTTTACCAGTCTGTGGAACTGCCTGAGACACACCAGATGTTGCGCCAGACGTGCCGTGACTTTGCTGAGAAGGAGCTGGTCCCCATTGCAGCCCAGCTGGACAAGGAGCATCTCTTCCCCACAGCTCAG GTGAAGAAGATGGGTGAGCTAGGGCTGCTAGCCATGGATGTGCCAGAGGAGCTGAGTGGTGCGGGCCTGGATTACCTGGCCTACTCCATCGCCCTGGAGGAGATCAGCCGTGGCTGCGCCTCCACGGGAGTTATCATGAGCGTCAACAAT TCTCTCTACTTGGGACCCATCCTGAAGTTTGGATCCTCACAGCAGAAGCAACAGTGGATCACCCCTTTCACCAGTGGTGACAAAATCGGCTGTTTTGCCCTCAGTGAGCCAG GCAATGGTAGTGACGCAGGAGCCGCTTCCACCACTGCCCGAGAAGAGGGTGACTCGTGGGTCCTCAACGGCACCAAAGCCTGGATCACCAACTCCTGGGAGGCTTCAGCCACGGTGGTGTTTGCCAGCACAGACAGGTCTCGGCAGAACAAG GGTATCAGTGCCTTCCTGGTTCCCATGCCAACTCCTGGACTTACGCTGGGCAAGAAGGAAGACAAGCTGGGCATCCGGGCCTCATCCACAGCTAACCTCATCTTTGAGGACTGCCGCATCCCCAAGGAGAACCTGCTCGGGGAGCCGGGGCTGGGCTTCAAAATAGCCATG CAAACCCTGGACATGGGCCGCATTGGCATCGCCTCCCAGGCCCTGGGCATTGCCCAGGCCTCCCTGGATTGTGCTGTGAAATATGCTGAGAACCGCAATGCCTTCGGGGCACCGCTCACCAAGCTCCAAAACATCCAG TTCAAGCTGGCAGACATGGCCCTGGCCCTGGAGAGTGCCCGCCTGCTGACATGGCGTGCTGCCATGTTGAAAGACAATAAGAAGCCTTTCACCAAG GAGTCCGCCATGGCCAAACTGGCTGCATCGGAGGCTGCAACCGCCATCAGCCACCAG GCCATCCAGATTCTGGGCGGCATGGGGTATGTGACAGAGATGCCAGCCGAGCGGTACTACCGAGATGCCCGCATCACTGAGATCTACGAAGGGACCAGTGAAATCCAGAGACTGGTGATCGCTGGGCATCTGCTCCGGAGCTACCGGAGCTGA